Proteins co-encoded in one Christiangramia fulva genomic window:
- a CDS encoding ATP-binding protein, producing MKIIKINIILFFILTVPMMVFGQQNPFWQEPTAAEADSLKTVLQSTKNDSLKMYINQQLGLYYIERSRSTALEYYKAQLELAKSLDQKLWEAEALSKLGYISSVIQNYPGSLHYLLAARDLASDPNAGMNMWKVEYFTDDGVANSARLTVLMEIITHIGVLNYFVGNYEKAIEYYQEASALNELRQDEVMTSLLHMNKGESYFEMGQYDLAKTEMESALKHFRSSGYNIYTGLVYWDLGNVYEAQGNYSEAEKYYKMTVATNLEEDRPDFLGMGYLALAGLYERSGSIDSSYNLATKALSTYYAINDSLGLINAHSTLASVFDARAQVDSAYYHMKESAALSSAMNKEERVKEFQVLGLNEQLKLNELKTEKVLYQNRIRMYGLAAGTGVLLLISMIAYRNSRRQKRDKAIIEESYTKLRATQSQLIQQEKLASLGQLTAGIAHEIKNPLNFVNNFSEVSKELLEEMSEELKNGNYDLVAEIAGDVNQNLEKILHHGKRADGIVKGMLEHSRSSSGKKEEINVNSFVDEYLRLAYHGLRAKDKSFNATMKTDFDPKTGKIEAVPQELGRVILNLVTNAFYAVSERKNLQQAQEDNEYEPRVWISTRRTKDQIEIKVRDNGMGIPEEIREKIFQPFFTTKPTGEGTGLGLSLSYDIVKAHGGEIKLETHDGEGTIFTIFLKK from the coding sequence AGAGAAGCCGGTCTACTGCACTTGAATATTATAAGGCGCAGTTGGAACTGGCAAAAAGCCTTGACCAAAAATTATGGGAAGCTGAAGCCTTGAGCAAGCTCGGTTATATATCAAGTGTGATCCAAAATTATCCCGGATCGTTACATTACCTTTTGGCTGCCCGTGACCTTGCATCAGATCCCAATGCCGGCATGAATATGTGGAAGGTTGAATACTTTACCGATGATGGGGTTGCAAATAGCGCGCGACTGACGGTCCTTATGGAAATCATTACCCATATCGGGGTACTCAACTACTTCGTTGGTAATTACGAAAAGGCCATCGAGTACTATCAGGAAGCCTCCGCATTGAATGAACTTAGACAGGATGAAGTTATGACTTCATTGCTGCATATGAACAAAGGGGAATCTTATTTTGAGATGGGGCAGTATGACTTGGCAAAAACCGAAATGGAGTCTGCGCTTAAACATTTTAGGTCCTCTGGTTATAATATATATACAGGACTGGTCTACTGGGATCTCGGGAATGTCTATGAAGCTCAGGGTAATTACAGCGAAGCAGAAAAATATTATAAAATGACTGTGGCAACCAATCTGGAAGAAGACCGACCCGATTTTCTTGGAATGGGATACCTGGCACTGGCCGGGTTATATGAAAGATCCGGATCTATTGATTCCAGTTATAATTTGGCTACTAAGGCCCTTTCTACATACTATGCCATAAACGATTCGCTGGGCTTAATTAATGCGCATTCAACCCTTGCCTCAGTTTTTGATGCCCGGGCTCAAGTTGACAGCGCTTATTACCATATGAAAGAGAGTGCGGCTTTAAGTTCAGCTATGAACAAAGAAGAGAGAGTAAAAGAATTTCAGGTACTGGGGCTCAACGAGCAGTTAAAATTGAATGAACTGAAGACCGAAAAGGTATTGTACCAGAACCGAATAAGAATGTATGGATTGGCTGCCGGAACCGGCGTTTTGCTTTTGATTAGTATGATAGCCTACAGAAACAGTCGCCGGCAAAAAAGAGATAAGGCGATTATTGAAGAATCCTATACAAAACTCAGAGCAACCCAGTCGCAACTAATCCAGCAGGAAAAACTCGCTTCCCTTGGTCAGCTTACTGCGGGCATTGCGCATGAGATCAAGAATCCGCTGAATTTCGTCAATAATTTTTCTGAAGTAAGTAAAGAACTTCTGGAAGAGATGAGTGAGGAGCTCAAAAATGGCAATTATGATCTTGTAGCTGAAATTGCGGGAGACGTCAATCAAAATCTCGAAAAGATCCTGCACCACGGCAAGCGAGCCGATGGCATTGTAAAAGGTATGCTTGAGCACAGCCGCAGCAGTAGTGGTAAAAAAGAAGAGATCAATGTAAACAGTTTCGTAGATGAGTATTTAAGACTGGCATATCATGGTTTACGGGCCAAGGACAAAAGTTTTAATGCCACCATGAAAACCGATTTTGATCCCAAAACTGGAAAAATAGAAGCGGTTCCGCAGGAACTGGGCCGGGTTATCCTGAATCTGGTAACCAATGCTTTTTATGCGGTGAGTGAAAGAAAGAACCTTCAACAAGCTCAGGAGGATAATGAATATGAGCCAAGGGTTTGGATAAGTACAAGAAGAACAAAAGATCAAATAGAAATAAAGGTTCGTGATAACGGGATGGGAATTCCGGAAGAGATACGGGAAAAGATATTTCAGCCTTTTTTCACCACCAAACCCACCGGAGAAGGTACAGGATTGGGGTTGTCGCTTTCTTATGATATAGTAAAGGCGCATGGTGGAGAAATAAAATTAGAAACCCATGATGGGGAAGGAACCATATTTACAATTTTCCTTAAAAAATAA
- a CDS encoding sensor histidine kinase, with protein MKYVSPLIQCFLLLVLATNLSAQNTGKEALYFQTYTIEDGLADNKVFDLTQDHYGYVWIATGSGVSRFDGYEFINYRNDPEDSTSLSANGTFHILSDRDNNIWVVTFNGLNKFDRSSGNFHRYKHDPADSTSLPDDFIRELYESKKGTLWIGSETALSFFDAEDKTFKEVLTSADSKTEDPLIISSITEDKDGKIWVASLGNGIMSFDPETGQKTHININQKNGSQLSSKVIQTIFIDDNDILWGNYLRRDDRMGAIQKEVKPGTPSGLWKKDLKTGVEYTYIFEPEKAHPLWFSVSDIIQTKDGRLWFSQSGGAPESLVYYDRKADSFFGYSYDAYNPGSIAWSFATTLLEDSFGNLWVGTSRGLNRTRRNKIQMKSFVPVPENSQDLTNNIYGITGLGENRYGLTSDGAPLIIWNRSTNTWSRLESEARRVPMIYDGNDKAWYVSEDFSINKIDLNTLKTKSFGVLPNHALVKRMLKLADETLVIGGNGLWTLDEASGQFHQIELKGIKSDRYGLFIPWMDIDSKGTLWFIAGNVLLDSTKTNYRFTIAGYNPKTGTLIPPKISKDYINAFGNGIATHIFKDSRERLWVSKSNGLVQLDSTFSHIKIYNQTNGLQYPEVLGTIEDDQGMIWISTRYGISRLNPSTGSIRNYGRDDGLRPSRMNEGAIYKNQEGVLFFGGVGGITYFKPDTIQEISDPPPIRIESMHIGEDQKTNILSHSNAAKDIEVDWDSNSINIEYVSINYSNPDETTYSYQLEGFQNNWMDAGKRQQAQFSNLPEGDYTFKVKAVNADGLGSKNSASVSFSILPPWWRTWWAYTFYIVLLIAAIIAADRIQRRKVQQKEREKARKKELEQAQEIKKAYLELEEAHHNLQAAQKQLVQQEKLASLGQLTAGIAHEIKNPLNFVNNFSEVSNELIDEACDELKKLDDSDAKKEILAILQSVKGNLNKVHQHGSRANGIVTSMLQHSRGGEGKREPTDLNALIKEYVNLSFHGMRASKNPINVKIEWKLEKEVGMINLISEDFSRVIVNLCNNAFDAMRVKSLSPSPGSTSAPVNVTENECNYEPKLTVRTRREENHITIEIEDNGPGIPEDLKDNIFQPFFTTKKGTEGTGLGLSITHDIINAHGGELKMETSRGKNPFTKFIIQLPN; from the coding sequence ATGAAATACGTTTCACCACTTATACAATGTTTTTTACTCCTGGTGCTGGCTACTAACTTATCAGCTCAAAATACCGGGAAGGAAGCCCTGTACTTTCAAACCTACACTATTGAAGATGGATTGGCAGATAACAAAGTATTTGATCTTACTCAGGATCATTATGGGTATGTATGGATAGCAACAGGTTCAGGTGTAAGCAGGTTTGATGGTTATGAATTTATAAATTATCGAAACGATCCTGAAGATTCTACGAGTCTATCTGCCAACGGAACCTTCCATATTCTTTCTGACAGGGATAATAATATCTGGGTTGTTACTTTCAACGGATTAAATAAATTTGACCGCTCCTCGGGCAATTTCCACAGGTATAAGCACGACCCTGCCGATTCCACCTCCCTCCCGGATGATTTTATTAGAGAGCTATATGAATCAAAAAAGGGCACCCTGTGGATTGGCTCTGAAACCGCGCTCTCCTTTTTCGATGCAGAAGACAAAACTTTCAAGGAGGTTTTGACTTCTGCCGATAGTAAAACCGAAGATCCTCTAATCATATCATCAATTACTGAGGATAAGGACGGTAAGATTTGGGTGGCAAGCCTTGGAAACGGAATCATGAGCTTCGATCCTGAAACGGGGCAAAAAACTCATATCAATATAAACCAGAAAAATGGCTCCCAGCTTTCCAGTAAAGTGATTCAAACAATATTTATTGACGATAATGATATTCTTTGGGGAAACTATTTAAGGAGAGATGATAGGATGGGTGCTATACAAAAAGAAGTCAAACCAGGAACCCCTTCCGGCCTTTGGAAAAAAGATCTGAAAACCGGGGTTGAGTATACATATATATTTGAGCCGGAAAAGGCACATCCCCTGTGGTTTAGTGTGAGCGATATTATTCAAACTAAAGATGGCCGACTTTGGTTTTCTCAGTCCGGTGGTGCGCCTGAAAGCCTGGTGTATTATGACCGGAAGGCAGATTCTTTTTTTGGATATTCATATGATGCTTACAATCCCGGGTCTATCGCCTGGTCGTTTGCTACTACGCTATTAGAAGACAGCTTCGGTAATTTATGGGTGGGAACGTCCCGGGGCTTAAACCGCACCAGGCGAAATAAAATACAGATGAAATCTTTTGTTCCGGTTCCTGAAAACAGCCAAGATCTGACCAATAATATATATGGGATAACTGGGTTAGGAGAAAATAGATACGGGCTTACATCAGATGGTGCCCCCTTGATTATCTGGAATCGCAGCACCAATACCTGGTCCAGGCTGGAATCAGAAGCAAGAAGAGTTCCCATGATTTATGATGGCAACGACAAAGCATGGTATGTTTCAGAGGACTTTTCCATTAACAAAATTGATCTGAATACTCTGAAAACCAAATCCTTTGGCGTCCTTCCCAATCATGCACTGGTGAAACGAATGCTCAAATTAGCTGATGAAACGCTCGTGATAGGGGGAAATGGGTTGTGGACTTTAGATGAAGCATCCGGTCAATTCCACCAAATAGAATTGAAAGGCATAAAAAGCGATCGATATGGGCTATTCATTCCCTGGATGGATATAGATTCGAAAGGCACTTTATGGTTTATTGCTGGTAACGTATTGCTGGATAGTACAAAAACAAACTATAGATTTACAATCGCCGGATATAATCCAAAAACCGGAACATTAATCCCGCCCAAAATTAGTAAAGATTATATAAACGCTTTCGGTAATGGAATAGCCACTCATATTTTTAAAGATAGCCGGGAAAGGCTATGGGTTTCTAAAAGTAATGGCCTGGTCCAGTTGGATTCTACCTTTAGCCACATCAAAATTTATAACCAGACTAACGGGCTGCAGTATCCCGAAGTTTTAGGTACTATTGAAGATGATCAGGGAATGATATGGATAAGCACACGATATGGGATTTCCAGATTAAACCCCTCAACGGGATCGATTAGAAATTATGGACGGGATGACGGGTTGCGGCCCTCCAGAATGAATGAAGGAGCTATATACAAAAATCAGGAGGGGGTGCTCTTTTTTGGAGGAGTTGGGGGTATAACCTATTTTAAACCGGATACTATTCAGGAAATCTCAGATCCTCCGCCTATACGAATAGAATCAATGCATATAGGTGAAGATCAAAAAACTAACATACTTTCCCATTCAAACGCCGCGAAAGATATTGAGGTCGACTGGGATTCCAATTCTATCAATATCGAATATGTTTCGATCAATTACAGCAATCCTGATGAAACAACCTACTCGTATCAATTAGAGGGTTTTCAGAATAATTGGATGGATGCCGGGAAGCGACAGCAAGCTCAGTTCAGCAATCTGCCCGAGGGAGATTATACTTTCAAAGTAAAAGCCGTTAATGCAGATGGCCTGGGTTCTAAAAACAGTGCTTCAGTCTCATTCAGCATTTTGCCGCCGTGGTGGAGAACCTGGTGGGCATATACGTTTTACATAGTGCTTCTTATTGCCGCGATCATAGCTGCCGACAGGATCCAGCGCAGAAAAGTTCAGCAGAAAGAGAGAGAAAAGGCCCGTAAAAAAGAACTGGAACAGGCTCAGGAAATCAAAAAAGCTTATCTTGAACTTGAAGAAGCACACCATAATCTTCAGGCAGCCCAGAAACAACTGGTACAGCAGGAGAAACTTGCTTCTTTGGGACAACTCACGGCTGGAATTGCTCACGAGATCAAGAACCCGCTAAACTTCGTGAATAATTTTTCAGAGGTCAGTAATGAATTGATCGATGAGGCATGTGATGAATTGAAAAAACTCGATGATTCAGATGCCAAAAAGGAAATCCTGGCGATACTGCAGAGCGTAAAAGGGAATCTGAACAAAGTTCATCAACACGGTTCCAGAGCTAATGGAATTGTAACCTCAATGTTGCAGCATTCTCGCGGCGGGGAAGGTAAGAGAGAACCAACAGATCTTAATGCCCTGATTAAAGAATATGTCAATCTTTCTTTCCATGGTATGCGAGCGAGTAAAAATCCTATCAATGTCAAGATCGAATGGAAGCTCGAAAAGGAAGTGGGGATGATAAATTTAATTTCGGAAGATTTCTCCAGGGTCATAGTGAATCTTTGCAACAATGCTTTTGATGCTATGAGGGTAAAATCCCTTTCCCCGTCGCCTGGAAGTACCTCTGCCCCGGTGAATGTTACGGAGAATGAATGCAATTATGAGCCCAAATTAACCGTCCGAACCAGACGCGAGGAAAACCACATCACCATTGAAATAGAAGATAACGGTCCGGGTATTCCTGAAGATCTTAAAGACAATATCTTTCAGCCCTTTTTCACTACCAAAAAAGGAACCGAAGGCACGGGACTGGGGCTTTCAATTACCCATGATATTATCAATGCTCATGGCGGTGAACTGAAAATGGAAACCAGCCGGGGAAAAAATCCTTTTACAAAATTTATTATTCAACTGCCAAACTAA
- a CDS encoding response regulator has translation MKILIVDDERDVEALFRQKFRREVRNNGLELNFAFSGKEAMEMLQEKEPPEVVYVFSDINMPGMTGLELLDKIKKKFPHITVSMISAYGDSENYNKAINSGAKEFFTKPIDFESLRKEIHDLIKS, from the coding sequence ATGAAAATATTAATCGTAGACGATGAAAGGGATGTAGAAGCTCTTTTCCGTCAGAAATTCAGAAGAGAAGTAAGAAATAACGGACTCGAATTAAATTTTGCCTTTTCGGGCAAAGAGGCCATGGAAATGCTTCAGGAAAAAGAACCTCCTGAGGTGGTCTATGTCTTTTCAGATATCAATATGCCCGGCATGACCGGTTTGGAGTTGCTGGATAAGATCAAGAAAAAATTCCCGCATATTACGGTTAGTATGATCTCGGCTTACGGAGACAGTGAAAATTATAACAAGGCGATCAATTCGGGCGCCAAGGAATTTTTTACCAAACCCATCGATTTTGAATCGCTGCGGAAGGAAATACATGATTTGATTAAATCTTGA
- a CDS encoding GAF domain-containing protein — translation MEDAKSLDRTEAYKEILNQLRQREAELKLVNSVQEAIGSGKEMKDVYELVGERIRELFDAQVTIIVTIDQQKGEEYFEYAYEDGERLSLPGRKYDEVRKKIIREKNLLHISENAAEVLSKINGKTFKPVPGTRMAKSALYVPMVVGEEVIGYVSIQNNDRENAFNEADVQLLSTLANSMSVALENARLFNETEQRNAELAVINSVQQGLAAQMDIQGIYDLVGDKIRDLFDSQVTGIYSFDIEKGMENFHYLFEDGERLYPDPRPLNQIRKWIIENKSLLLVNEDANNKIVAITGEKHTAVPGTRLPKSMLFVPLIIGNEVKGCVSLQNLDKENAFSGSDVQLLGTIANSMSVALENARLFNETEQRNAELAVINSVQQGLVAEMDMQGIYDLVGDKIRKLFDAQVTGIYSFNKEKGIESFEYLFEDGKRIYPKPRPYDKFKQRLIKTQNTINIQENIKEAVTTITGEVPKAVPGTQLPKSVVFVPLKVGDDVRGCVSLQNLDKEHAFSDADVQLLSTLVNSMSVALENARLFNETEQRNAELAVINSVQEGLVAEMDMQGIYDLVGERVRQLFDAEVIAIVTLNLDEEKEYFQYAFEEGERIYPSGRLYDNIRRKIINEKSPLLISENAAEIMSEIKGEKVKPVPGTRLAKSALYVPMIVGDKVQGYVTLQNNDRENAFDDADVRLLTTLANSMSVALENARLFSETEQRNAELAVINSVQQGLVAEMDMQGIYDLVGDKIRKLFDSQVTVIATFNYDNKTEEFHYVFEDGKRFKDIQPRKYDLLRQKIIDTQNLICINENAEEVWRRITGKAPDSAPGTRTSKSMLYVPMIVGKEVRGYVSLQNLDRENAFPESDVRLLSTLANSMTVALENARLFNETEQRNAELAVINSVQEGLVAEMDMQGIYDLVGDKIRDLFDAQVAAVATFNYNNNTEEFHYIFEDGKRFVGTIRPLDKIRQCLIDSQQLLYINENADEEWTKITGEKIVAVPGTKNAKSLLFVPMTVGKEVRGYVSLQNLDKENAFSDSDVRLLNTLVNSMSVALENARLFNETEQRNAELAVINSVQEGLVAEMDMQGIYDLVGNRLRDLFDAQAVVIATLIPERKEEIFNFIYENGERHYPKPRPYNDLRQKLIDTKELICINKEAGKAANLVPGTKEPKSMIFVPLIIGDVVNGYISLQNIDRENAFDDADIRLLSTLANSMTVTLENARLFNETTRLLAETEQRATEMQTVNNISRALVSQLEFDALMNLVGEQMRETFRADIVYLALHDKETNMLSFPYYYGDNPKPRPFGNGITEKIINSKEPLLINQNMDEAYEKIKAEKKGRMVESYLGVPIVYGKKAIGVISVQSTEQENRFNENDLRLLTTIAANVGVAMQNAEAYEKLQAALADLKSAQTQLVQQEKLASLGQLAAGIAHEIKNPLNFVNNFSELNVELIDEAFEELQKSPSDKNISEAVEILNDVKSNLVKILQHGNRADSIVKSMLQHSRGGSGKIERVEFNELIREYVNLAFHGMRAGKKVINVSIDLQLDENIGKVPLISEDFSRVILNLCNNAFDAMFEKLHAKQKTSEYSPKLTIRSYEKNRKVYLEIEDNGPGIPEDLKDKIFQPFFTTKKGTDGTGLGLSITNDIIEAHGGSLAIDSRDSATIFKIEIPS, via the coding sequence ATGGAAGATGCAAAATCATTAGACAGGACAGAGGCTTATAAGGAGATTCTTAATCAGCTCAGGCAGCGTGAGGCAGAACTTAAACTTGTCAATAGTGTTCAGGAAGCAATAGGCAGTGGCAAAGAAATGAAGGATGTCTATGAACTGGTCGGTGAGAGAATACGAGAACTGTTTGATGCCCAGGTAACTATCATCGTGACTATTGATCAGCAAAAAGGAGAGGAATATTTCGAATATGCCTACGAAGACGGAGAACGCCTTAGTCTTCCCGGTCGAAAATATGATGAGGTGAGAAAAAAGATAATTAGGGAGAAAAATCTTCTTCACATCAGTGAAAATGCGGCTGAAGTTTTGTCTAAGATCAATGGGAAAACTTTTAAACCTGTTCCCGGAACCAGAATGGCCAAATCTGCTTTGTATGTTCCTATGGTCGTAGGTGAAGAGGTGATAGGATATGTTAGTATTCAAAACAATGATAGAGAAAATGCTTTTAACGAAGCCGATGTGCAGTTACTAAGTACTCTGGCAAACAGCATGAGCGTCGCTCTTGAAAATGCCCGTCTTTTTAATGAAACCGAACAGCGAAATGCGGAGCTGGCGGTAATAAACAGCGTACAACAGGGACTTGCTGCCCAAATGGATATTCAGGGTATATATGATCTGGTAGGAGACAAAATTCGTGATCTTTTTGATTCTCAGGTTACCGGCATTTATTCTTTTGATATAGAAAAAGGGATGGAGAATTTTCATTACCTCTTTGAAGACGGGGAACGATTGTATCCCGATCCACGTCCGTTAAACCAGATCAGGAAATGGATCATTGAGAACAAATCTCTGTTACTGGTTAATGAGGATGCGAATAATAAAATAGTTGCAATTACCGGCGAAAAACATACCGCAGTTCCCGGCACCCGCCTTCCTAAATCCATGCTCTTTGTGCCTTTAATTATAGGCAATGAAGTGAAAGGTTGTGTAAGTTTACAAAATCTTGATAAGGAAAATGCCTTCAGTGGTTCAGATGTTCAGCTACTGGGAACTATTGCCAATAGTATGAGCGTAGCCCTTGAAAATGCTCGTCTATTCAACGAAACCGAACAGCGAAATGCTGAACTGGCCGTGATCAATAGTGTGCAGCAGGGATTGGTGGCCGAAATGGATATGCAGGGAATTTATGATCTGGTAGGGGATAAGATTAGGAAATTATTTGATGCGCAGGTAACCGGTATTTATTCCTTTAATAAAGAAAAAGGAATTGAAAGTTTCGAATATTTATTTGAAGATGGGAAAAGAATCTATCCTAAACCAAGGCCTTATGATAAATTTAAGCAGCGTTTAATAAAAACGCAGAACACCATTAACATTCAGGAAAATATTAAAGAAGCTGTTACTACTATAACCGGGGAGGTGCCAAAAGCCGTTCCTGGGACTCAACTTCCAAAATCGGTAGTTTTTGTGCCCTTAAAAGTGGGTGATGATGTTCGGGGTTGCGTAAGCCTTCAAAATCTTGACAAGGAGCATGCCTTTAGTGATGCCGATGTACAGCTTTTGAGTACCCTGGTGAATAGTATGAGTGTGGCTCTGGAAAACGCCCGTCTATTTAATGAAACTGAACAAAGAAATGCCGAATTGGCGGTGATTAATAGTGTGCAGGAAGGTCTTGTGGCCGAAATGGATATGCAGGGCATCTATGACCTGGTTGGGGAAAGGGTTAGGCAGCTTTTTGATGCCGAAGTCATTGCTATAGTGACCCTAAATCTTGATGAAGAAAAAGAATATTTTCAATATGCATTTGAAGAAGGAGAACGTATTTACCCGTCAGGAAGGCTCTATGATAATATCCGGAGGAAAATAATCAACGAAAAATCTCCACTTTTAATAAGTGAAAATGCAGCCGAAATAATGTCGGAAATAAAGGGAGAAAAGGTGAAGCCTGTCCCTGGTACCCGCCTGGCAAAATCGGCTTTATATGTTCCCATGATCGTGGGTGATAAAGTGCAGGGTTACGTGACGCTACAAAATAATGATCGAGAGAACGCCTTTGACGATGCCGATGTGAGGTTACTTACTACTCTTGCCAACTCCATGAGTGTGGCTCTTGAAAATGCTCGTCTTTTTAGTGAAACCGAACAGCGGAATGCGGAGTTGGCGGTAATAAACAGCGTACAACAGGGCCTGGTAGCCGAGATGGATATGCAGGGAATCTATGATCTTGTAGGAGATAAGATCAGAAAACTTTTTGATTCCCAGGTTACCGTTATTGCCACCTTCAATTATGATAATAAAACGGAAGAATTCCATTATGTCTTTGAGGATGGCAAAAGGTTCAAAGATATTCAGCCTCGAAAATATGACCTGCTTAGACAGAAAATTATAGATACTCAGAATCTTATATGTATAAACGAAAATGCCGAAGAAGTATGGCGAAGAATTACAGGTAAGGCTCCAGATTCTGCCCCGGGTACTCGTACCAGCAAATCGATGTTGTATGTCCCTATGATCGTGGGAAAAGAGGTTCGAGGTTATGTAAGTCTTCAAAACCTGGATCGTGAAAATGCTTTCCCGGAATCTGATGTTCGATTATTAAGCACGCTGGCCAACAGTATGACGGTGGCGCTGGAAAATGCTCGTCTTTTCAATGAAACTGAACAAAGAAATGCAGAACTGGCTGTTATAAACAGTGTACAGGAAGGCCTGGTGGCTGAAATGGATATGCAGGGAATTTATGACCTGGTGGGAGATAAGATAAGAGATTTATTTGATGCCCAGGTAGCGGCAGTTGCAACTTTTAATTATAATAATAATACAGAGGAATTTCACTACATTTTTGAAGACGGAAAGCGCTTTGTGGGTACTATCAGACCTTTGGATAAAATTCGTCAATGTCTTATCGATTCTCAGCAGCTTCTTTATATCAATGAAAATGCGGATGAAGAATGGACAAAAATAACGGGAGAAAAGATCGTTGCGGTGCCGGGAACAAAAAATGCGAAATCTCTTCTTTTCGTGCCTATGACAGTGGGAAAAGAGGTAAGAGGATATGTGAGCCTTCAAAATCTTGATAAAGAAAATGCATTTAGCGATAGCGATGTGAGGCTGCTAAACACTTTGGTTAACTCTATGAGTGTGGCCCTTGAAAATGCTCGTCTCTTCAACGAAACCGAACAGCGAAATGCTGAACTCGCGGTGATCAACAGTGTTCAGGAAGGTTTAGTGGCCGAAATGGATATGCAGGGAATTTATGACCTTGTAGGTAACAGGCTACGAGACTTATTCGATGCTCAGGCTGTGGTCATAGCAACTTTAATTCCGGAAAGGAAAGAAGAAATTTTCAACTTTATTTATGAGAATGGGGAAAGGCATTACCCAAAACCTCGGCCATACAACGATTTGCGTCAAAAGTTGATAGATACCAAAGAGCTGATCTGTATTAATAAAGAAGCCGGAAAAGCTGCGAACCTCGTTCCCGGGACAAAGGAGCCTAAATCAATGATCTTCGTTCCTTTAATTATTGGGGATGTGGTTAATGGTTATATCAGCCTTCAGAATATAGATAGAGAAAATGCTTTTGATGATGCTGATATTAGATTACTGAGTACTCTGGCCAATAGTATGACAGTAACCCTGGAAAATGCCCGATTATTCAATGAAACTACACGATTATTGGCTGAAACAGAGCAAAGGGCTACCGAGATGCAAACGGTAAATAATATTAGCCGCGCCCTCGTTTCCCAGCTCGAATTCGATGCTTTAATGAATCTTGTGGGCGAGCAGATGCGCGAAACCTTTAGGGCAGATATTGTGTACCTCGCGCTTCATGATAAAGAAACAAATATGCTAAGTTTTCCATATTATTATGGGGATAACCCCAAGCCACGACCTTTCGGAAATGGAATTACTGAAAAAATAATCAACTCAAAAGAGCCCCTTCTTATCAATCAGAATATGGATGAAGCCTATGAAAAGATCAAGGCTGAGAAAAAAGGCCGAATGGTGGAATCTTATCTGGGGGTGCCTATCGTATACGGCAAAAAAGCGATCGGGGTTATAAGCGTGCAGAGTACCGAACAGGAAAACCGTTTTAACGAAAATGATCTTCGGCTTTTAACCACTATTGCAGCCAATGTGGGTGTGGCTATGCAAAATGCCGAGGCCTATGAAAAATTACAGGCAGCGCTTGCAGATCTTAAATCGGCACAAACCCAGCTGGTACAACAGGAAAAACTGGCTTCTTTAGGTCAGTTGGCGGCTGGAATCGCACATGAGATCAAGAATCCGCTGAATTTCGTCAATAATTTTTCTGAACTCAATGTCGAGCTGATCGATGAGGCCTTTGAAGAACTTCAAAAATCACCCTCAGATAAGAACATTTCCGAGGCTGTTGAAATTCTGAACGATGTGAAATCTAACCTTGTAAAAATATTACAACATGGCAACCGGGCAGACAGTATTGTAAAATCCATGCTTCAGCATAGCCGTGGCGGCAGTGGTAAAATTGAAAGGGTGGAATTCAACGAACTCATACGGGAATATGTGAATCTCGCTTTCCACGGGATGCGTGCCGGAAAAAAGGTGATCAATGTTTCAATAGATCTTCAGCTGGATGAAAATATTGGCAAAGTACCGCTGATCAGCGAAGATTTTAGTCGCGTTATACTCAATTTATGCAATAACGCTTTCGACGCGATGTTTGAAAAGTTACACGCGAAGCAGAAAACTTCAGAGTATTCACCAAAACTGACCATTCGATCCTATGAAAAAAACCGGAAGGTCTATCTGGAAATAGAAGATAACGGTCCGGGTATTCCTGAAGATCTAAAAGATAAAATTTTCCAGCCTTTTTTCACTACCAAAAAAGGAACGGATGGGACCGGGCTGGGTCTGAGTATCACGAACGATATTATTGAGGCTCATGGCGGTAGTTTAGCCATTGACAGCCGTGATTCGGCCACCATATTTAAAATAGAGATTCCGTCATGA